The Polaribacter sp. MED152 region TAAAAGAGCCCCTAAATAAAATACATTATGCAAATTGAAAACATATTAACCAGCGAAGTTGTAGACTTAACTTCTTTAAAAAGTTTTTTTTCTTCGGATAAAGATTCTTTAATACAGCTAGTTACAGTTTATTTATCTGACACTAAACCAAGATTAGCTTTGCTAAAAAAAAGTATGGATAATGTAAATTATGAAGAAGTACGTAGTATTTGCCATTTCCTAAAATCATCTTTAGGTTTAATGGGTGTAAGTTGTTTAGAAGAAATTACTTCATTAGAAAAAAGAGCTCAGAATTTAGATCCAGAACCAATTATTAATGAACGTCTACAGCCTATTACTAAGGTTTTAGATGAGAGTATTGTAGAGTATCAACGAATTTTAGATCAGCTTCAAGCGCTATAATTTATTACCTTAAATGATAAAAGAAATACAATTACGTGTCAATTTAATTGAAGAACGTAAAGAAGACATTCTCATTCATAAAGCCTCAAAATTTTTAAAAATACCTCGTACAGAAATTACAGCAGTTAAAATTCTTAGAAAATCTATAGATGCTCGTAAAAAAGAAACCATTTTTAACTACAAAGTTGCAGTATATATTAATCAAGAAATTCCAGAAAAATCAGATTATATTTTTGATTATAAAGATGTTTCTAAAGCCAAAGAAATTCATATAATAGGTTTTGGTCCTGCAGGCATGTATGCTGCCTTAAGATGTATTGAGCTAGGTTTCAAACCTATTGTTTTAGAGCGTGGTAAAAATGTTCAAGAACGCAGAAGAGATTTAAAGGCCATTAATCAAGATCATAAAGTAAATAGTAATTCTAATTATTGTTTTGGCGAAGGTGGTGCAGGTACTTATTCTGATGGTAAATTGTATACTCGAAGTTTAAAAAGAGGTGATGTAAGAAGAATCTTTGAAAACCTAGTTTTTCATGGAGCTACAGAGCAAATCTTAATAGATGCTCATCCTCATATTGGTACAAACAAATTGCCTAAAATTATTCAAACGATTCGCGAAACCATTTTAAACTTTGGTGGTGAAATTCATTTTAATAGTACTGTTACCGATTTTATTATTAAAGAAAATAAAATCAAAGCATTACAATTAAATAATGACACAGAAATGGCTGTAAACTCTGTAATATTAGCTACAGGTCATTCAGCAAGAGACATTTACGAATTATTACATGCAAAGAAAATAGCCATAAAAGCAAAATCTTTTGCAATGGGTGTTCGTGTTGAGCATCCCCAAGAAATTATAGATCAAATTCAATACAGCTGTTCTGGAGAAAGAGATGAATTACTGCCTGCTGCAGCTTATAGTTTGGTGCATCAAGTAAATAATAGAGGTGTTTATTCCTTTTGCATGTGTCCAGGAGGATTTATTGTACCAGCAGCAACTGCAGATGGAGAAGTGGTTGTAAATGGAATGTCTCCTAGTAGAAGAAACAACAAATTTGCGAATTCAGGTATTGTAGTTGAACTAGATATTGATAGAGATTTTAAGAAGTATGAACATTTAGGCCCTTTAAAAGGATTACAATTCCAGAAAGATTTAGAAAAAATAGCTTTTTATGCTGGTGGAAGAACACAAACTGCTCCTGCACAAAGGTTGGTAGATTTTGTAGATGGAAAATTATCTACAGACTTGAATGATACTTCTTATCAACCAGGATTAAATTCGGCACCTTTGCATTCTTTGCTCCCAAAAATTATTGGTGGTAGATTACGAAAAGGATTCCCAGCATTTGGTAGTAAAATGCATGGCTACTTTACAAATGAAGCTAATATTGTTGGTGTAGAATCTAGAACATCATCTCCAATCAACATCCCTAGAAAAGAAAATTTAGAACACCCAGAAATAGAAGGTTTATTTCCTTGTGGCGAAGGTGGTGGTTATGCAGGTGGTATTATTTCTGCAGCTATGGATGGTGAGAGGTGCGCAGAAGCTGCAATAGCAAGTCTCTAATTATTGCAGTATTTTAAATAGACAAACTCATTAAGAATTTGTAGTTTTACTATCTTTAAAATTCATACATGAAATTAACGATTGGAAGAGTTGACAAGGCTGATTTTCCAGAACTTTCTCTTTTAGACATAGATATCAAAATAGACTCAGGTGCATACACCTCTTCTATTCATTGCTCTAACATTAAAGAAGTAAATCTAGAAAATGAACAATACCTAAAATTTACGCTTCTAGATCCTGAACATGAATTTTATAATCATAAAGAGTTTACATTTAAGAACTACACTTCTAAAATTGTAAAAAGTTCTAATGGAATAGCTGAGCAAAGATTCATGATTCAAACATCCATTTTTATTTTTAACCAATCTTTTCCAATTTATTTGACTTTAAGTGAACGAAAAGACATGAAATTCCCTATTTTAATTGGCAGAAAGTTTTTGAATAAAAAGTTTATCATAGACACCGCAAAAATGAATATATCACACAAATTAAAAAACAAATAAATGAGAATTGTTATTCTATCTAGAAATCCAAAATTGTACTCTACAAAAAGATTAGTTGAGGCTGCAGTTAAACGAAAGCACGAAGTAATAGTTGTAGATCATTTAAAGTGTGATATAGTTATCGAAAAAAAATCTCCTAAAATTTATTATAAAGGGGAATATATAGAAAACGTAGATGCAATTATACCAAGAATTGGAGCTTCTGTAACTTTTTATGGTACAGCAGTTATTCGTCAGTTTGAAATGATGAAAGTTTTTACTTCTGTAAGTTCTATTGCTTTAACCAGATCTAGAGATAAACTGAGTAGTTTACAAATTTTAGCCAGAGCTGGAGTAGGCTTACCAAAAACCGTTTTTACCAATTACACTAAAGATGTAGAGCATGTTGTTGATTCTGTTGGTGGTGCTCCATTAGTTTTAAAATTGTTAGAAGGTACTCAAGGTTTAGGTGTAGTGTTGGCTGAAACGAAAAATGCAGCAACCTCTGTATTAGAAGCCTTTAATGGTTTAGGTGCAAGAGTTATTGCGCAACAATTTATTAAAGAAGCAGGTGGTGCAGATATTAGAGCTTTTGTGGTTGATGGTAAAGTTGTTGGTGCTATGAAACGTCAAGGAAAAGAAGGTGAATTTAGATCAAATTTACACAGAGGTGGAAACGCTACTGTAATTGAATTAACAGATGAAGAAGAAAAAACGGCTTTAAAAGCAACTAAAGCCCTAGGCTTAGGTGTAGCTGGTGTAGATATGCTTCAATCTTCTAAAGGTCCTTTAGTGTTAGAAGTAAATTCATCTCCAGGCTTAGAAGGTATAGAAATTGCAACTGGTAAAAATATTGCCAAAGAAATTATACGTTATTTAGAAATACATGTCGAATAAACCTTTTACTCTTTTAGGCAAAGTTATTCCAGAAGGAAAACGCACTGTAATCGACCTAAAAATTGCCAAATTACATACTAGAACAACAGTTAATGTACCTGTAATTATAGAACATTCTAAAAATCCAGGACCAGTTGTTTTGCTTCTTGCAGGTATTCATGGAGATGAAACTAATGGAGTTGGTATTGTAAGAGAAATTATTGATCTTAAATTAAACAAACCCAAAAACGGAACTATTATATGTATTCCTGTTTTCAATATTTTTGGTTATTTAATACAGACTAGAGAATTTCCTGATGGTAGAGATTTAAATAGAATGTTTCCAGGCAGCAAAAGCGGTTCTTTAGCGGGTCAATTTGCTTATCAGTTTTCAGAAAAAATTGCTCCTTATGTAGATTATGTAATTGATTTTCATACAGGAGGAGGAGAAAGAGATAATATTGCTCAAATTAGATGTAATAAAGACGATGCTAAAGGTTTAGAACTAGCTAAAATATTCAATCCACCAATGATTGTACATTCGAATACAATCATAAAATCTTTACGAGAAACATTGCATAAAATGGGTAAAACCGTTTTACTTTTTGAAGGAGGAAAATCAAAAGAACTTAGTCCAACAATTATAAATGAAGGGGTAAATGGTACAAGAAATGTATTAATCCATTTAGGTTTAATTGAAGGTGAGATTAATGTTAGAGCCACACCAATATTTATTAAAAAAGCAAAATGGATTAGAGCTTCAGATTCTGGTATGTTTAAAGTAAGGGTTCAAAATGGTGCTTTAGT contains the following coding sequences:
- a CDS encoding Hpt domain-containing protein, which codes for MQIENILTSEVVDLTSLKSFFSSDKDSLIQLVTVYLSDTKPRLALLKKSMDNVNYEEVRSICHFLKSSLGLMGVSCLEEITSLEKRAQNLDPEPIINERLQPITKVLDESIVEYQRILDQLQAL
- a CDS encoding NAD(P)/FAD-dependent oxidoreductase; its protein translation is MIKEIQLRVNLIEERKEDILIHKASKFLKIPRTEITAVKILRKSIDARKKETIFNYKVAVYINQEIPEKSDYIFDYKDVSKAKEIHIIGFGPAGMYAALRCIELGFKPIVLERGKNVQERRRDLKAINQDHKVNSNSNYCFGEGGAGTYSDGKLYTRSLKRGDVRRIFENLVFHGATEQILIDAHPHIGTNKLPKIIQTIRETILNFGGEIHFNSTVTDFIIKENKIKALQLNNDTEMAVNSVILATGHSARDIYELLHAKKIAIKAKSFAMGVRVEHPQEIIDQIQYSCSGERDELLPAAAYSLVHQVNNRGVYSFCMCPGGFIVPAATADGEVVVNGMSPSRRNNKFANSGIVVELDIDRDFKKYEHLGPLKGLQFQKDLEKIAFYAGGRTQTAPAQRLVDFVDGKLSTDLNDTSYQPGLNSAPLHSLLPKIIGGRLRKGFPAFGSKMHGYFTNEANIVGVESRTSSPINIPRKENLEHPEIEGLFPCGEGGGYAGGIISAAMDGERCAEAAIASL
- a CDS encoding RimK/LysX family protein, producing MKLTIGRVDKADFPELSLLDIDIKIDSGAYTSSIHCSNIKEVNLENEQYLKFTLLDPEHEFYNHKEFTFKNYTSKIVKSSNGIAEQRFMIQTSIFIFNQSFPIYLTLSERKDMKFPILIGRKFLNKKFIIDTAKMNISHKLKNK
- the rimK gene encoding 30S ribosomal protein S6--L-glutamate ligase — its product is MRIVILSRNPKLYSTKRLVEAAVKRKHEVIVVDHLKCDIVIEKKSPKIYYKGEYIENVDAIIPRIGASVTFYGTAVIRQFEMMKVFTSVSSIALTRSRDKLSSLQILARAGVGLPKTVFTNYTKDVEHVVDSVGGAPLVLKLLEGTQGLGVVLAETKNAATSVLEAFNGLGARVIAQQFIKEAGGADIRAFVVDGKVVGAMKRQGKEGEFRSNLHRGGNATVIELTDEEEKTALKATKALGLGVAGVDMLQSSKGPLVLEVNSSPGLEGIEIATGKNIAKEIIRYLEIHVE
- a CDS encoding succinylglutamate desuccinylase/aspartoacylase family protein; translation: MSNKPFTLLGKVIPEGKRTVIDLKIAKLHTRTTVNVPVIIEHSKNPGPVVLLLAGIHGDETNGVGIVREIIDLKLNKPKNGTIICIPVFNIFGYLIQTREFPDGRDLNRMFPGSKSGSLAGQFAYQFSEKIAPYVDYVIDFHTGGGERDNIAQIRCNKDDAKGLELAKIFNPPMIVHSNTIIKSLRETLHKMGKTVLLFEGGKSKELSPTIINEGVNGTRNVLIHLGLIEGEINVRATPIFIKKAKWIRASDSGMFKVRVQNGALVKKKEVLGVIQDPFGEFKKKVYAPFNGYVFCINKTPIVNKGDALFHMSIND